A window of the Camelus dromedarius isolate mCamDro1 chromosome 5, mCamDro1.pat, whole genome shotgun sequence genome harbors these coding sequences:
- the MDP1 gene encoding magnesium-dependent phosphatase 1 isoform X1: MARLPKLAVFDLDYTLWPFWVDTHVDPPFHKRSDGTVRDRRGQTVRLYPEVPEVLERLQGLGVPVAAASRTGEVEGANQLLELFDLVRYFVHREIYPGSKITHFERLQRKTGVPLSQMIFFDDERRNIVDVSKLGTEWCYLHSCPERNEPSDPNPRIRDICKGPSWTLKSNPVNEPHLRHRTARTPGGHFQGKRRRGQPLKKQYRN, translated from the exons ATGGCGCGGCTCCCGAAGCTCGCAGTCTTCGATCTGG ATTACACGCTCTGGCCGTTCTGGGTGGACACGCATGTGGACCCCCCGTTCCACAAGAGAAg TGATGGAACTGTACGCGATAGGCGGGGGCAGACGGTCCGGCTGTACCCGGAGGTGCCTGAGGTCCTGGAACGGTTGCAGGGCTTGGGTGTACCCGTCGCGGCCGCCTCACG GACAGGTGAGGTTGAAGGGGCCAATCAGCTATTGGAGCTCTTTGACCTTGTCAGATACTTTGTTCATCGGGAAATCTATCCAGGCAGCAAGATCACACACTTCGAGAG GTTGCAGCGGAAGACTGGAGTTCCTCTCTCCCAGATGATCTTCTTTGATGATGAGAGGCGGAATATTGTAGACGTCAGCAAACTGGGTACTGAGTG GTGTTACCTGCATTCATGTCCAGAACGGAATGAACCTTCAGATCCTAACCCAAGGATTAGAGACATTTGCAAAGGCCCAAGCTGGACTCTGAAGTCCAATCCTGTGAATGAACCTCATTTGAGGCACAGAACCGCAAGAACACCAGGAGGGCATTTTCAG GGAAAAAGGAGAAGGGGCCAACCCCTGAAGAAGCAATACAGAAACTGA
- the MDP1 gene encoding magnesium-dependent phosphatase 1 isoform X3, translating to MARLPKLAVFDLDYTLWPFWVDTHVDPPFHKRRTGEVEGANQLLELFDLVRYFVHREIYPGSKITHFERLQRKTGVPLSQMIFFDDERRNIVDVSKLGVTCIHVQNGMNLQILTQGLETFAKAQAGL from the exons ATGGCGCGGCTCCCGAAGCTCGCAGTCTTCGATCTGG ATTACACGCTCTGGCCGTTCTGGGTGGACACGCATGTGGACCCCCCGTTCCACAAGAGAAg GACAGGTGAGGTTGAAGGGGCCAATCAGCTATTGGAGCTCTTTGACCTTGTCAGATACTTTGTTCATCGGGAAATCTATCCAGGCAGCAAGATCACACACTTCGAGAG GTTGCAGCGGAAGACTGGAGTTCCTCTCTCCCAGATGATCTTCTTTGATGATGAGAGGCGGAATATTGTAGACGTCAGCAAACTGG GTGTTACCTGCATTCATGTCCAGAACGGAATGAACCTTCAGATCCTAACCCAAGGATTAGAGACATTTGCAAAGGCCCAAGCTGGACTCTGA
- the MDP1 gene encoding magnesium-dependent phosphatase 1 isoform X2, which produces MARLPKLAVFDLDYTLWPFWVDTHVDPPFHKRSDGTVRDRRGQTVRLYPEVPEVLERLQGLGVPVAAASRTGEVEGANQLLELFDLVRYFVHREIYPGSKITHFERLQRKTGVPLSQMIFFDDERRNIVDVSKLGVTCIHVQNGMNLQILTQGLETFAKAQAGL; this is translated from the exons ATGGCGCGGCTCCCGAAGCTCGCAGTCTTCGATCTGG ATTACACGCTCTGGCCGTTCTGGGTGGACACGCATGTGGACCCCCCGTTCCACAAGAGAAg TGATGGAACTGTACGCGATAGGCGGGGGCAGACGGTCCGGCTGTACCCGGAGGTGCCTGAGGTCCTGGAACGGTTGCAGGGCTTGGGTGTACCCGTCGCGGCCGCCTCACG GACAGGTGAGGTTGAAGGGGCCAATCAGCTATTGGAGCTCTTTGACCTTGTCAGATACTTTGTTCATCGGGAAATCTATCCAGGCAGCAAGATCACACACTTCGAGAG GTTGCAGCGGAAGACTGGAGTTCCTCTCTCCCAGATGATCTTCTTTGATGATGAGAGGCGGAATATTGTAGACGTCAGCAAACTGG GTGTTACCTGCATTCATGTCCAGAACGGAATGAACCTTCAGATCCTAACCCAAGGATTAGAGACATTTGCAAAGGCCCAAGCTGGACTCTGA
- the NEDD8 gene encoding NEDD8 codes for MLIKVKTLTGKEIEIDIEPTDKVERIKERVEEKEGIPPQQQRLIYSGKQMNDEKTAADYKILGGSVLHLVLALRGGGGLRQ; via the exons ATGCTAATTAAAGTGAAG ACGCTGACTGGCAAGGAGATTGAGATTGACATTGAACCCACAGACAAG GTGGAGCGAATCAAGGAGCGcgtggaggagaaagagggaatcCCGCCACAGCAGCAGCGGCTTATCTACAGTGGTAAACAGAT GAACGATGAAAAGACAGCAGCTGATTACAAGATACTAGGTGGTTCAGTCCTCCACCTGGTATTGGCTCTGAGAGGAGGAGGTGGTCTTAGGCAGTGA